Proteins from one Cicer arietinum cultivar CDC Frontier isolate Library 1 chromosome 3, Cicar.CDCFrontier_v2.0, whole genome shotgun sequence genomic window:
- the LOC101489908 gene encoding uncharacterized protein At4g15970-like, with protein sequence MRRMRTLGLRNFVHLLPLTAFLIVLICFFRFNNLGQVINERKGGRKFSLSYQDPSEKQELIQVLRRATMPDRTVILTMVDESHASPGSMLEILLQSFKSGQGTKRFLNHLVIIAMDPQAFEYCKLLHPHCIHPSTFEPYFTIKRHSIITLEHNVLTWRRNNVLIEVLELGYNIIFTDADVLWLKSPLANFNPTYELSISCNFSSGGEREDSLREGGIFFMKANAIALEFLKHWKLSRILYPNPNAEESLCETIKQNVEITEAYGFRVHGVDANHFGGLCQLNKDMLEKVYTIHANCCDGLSSKVHDLRIVLDDWIHFNASEKMALRWPQKCTG encoded by the exons aTGAGAAGGATGAGAACTTTGGGATTGAGAAACTTtgtccatcttcttcctctcacAGCGTTCTTGATTGTGTTGATTTGCTTCTTTCGGTTTAACAACCTTGGACAAGTTATAAATGAAAGGAAG GGTGGAAGAAAATTTTCACTTTCCTATCAGGATCCTTCAGAAAAACAAGAATTGATTCAAGTGCTGAGAAGAGCAACCATGCCAGATAGAACAGTTATCCTAACCATGGTAGATGAATCACATGCAAGCCCAGGATCTATGCTTGAAATTTTACTACAAAGCTTCAAATCTGGTCAAGGGACTAAAAGATTTTTGAATCACTTGGTTATCATAGCTATGGACCCCCAAGCTTTTGAATACTGCAAGTTGTTGCATCCACATTGCATACACCCCTCCACCTTTGAACCTTATTTTACCATCAAAAGACACTCCATCATAACCCTAGAACACAATGTGCTCACTTGGAGAAGAAACAATGTTTTGATAGAAGTGCTTGAATTGGGTTACAACATAATTTTCACG GATGCAGATGTACTGTGGCTTAAAAGTCCATTGGCGAACTTCAATCCTACATATGAACTAAGTATTTCATGCAATTTCTCAAGTGGTGGAGAAAGAGAAGATTCCCTACGAGAAGGTGGAATCTTCTTCATGAAAGCAAATGCCATTGCCTTGGAATTCTTAAAGCACTGGAAATTGAGCAGGATTTTGTATCCAAACCCAAATGCTGAAGAGTCCTTGTGTGAAACTATAAAGCAAAATGTAGAGATAACTGAGGCATACGGCTTCCGTGTTCATGGTGTAGATGCAAACCATTTTGGTGGACTTTGTCAGCTAAATAAAGATATGCTGGAAAAAGTTTATACTATCCATGCTAACTGTTGTGATGGTCTCTCAAGCAAAGTTCATGACCTGAGGATTGTTCTAGATGATTGGATCCACTTCAATGCATCAGAAAAAATGGCTTTGAGGTGGCCACAGAAGTGCACAGGATGA
- the LOC101488262 gene encoding small ribosomal subunit protein bS21c, with the protein MAISTSFSNFFSFLSPQSNPQQQKPHPPLLYPFPSNPNHRSKLVPLVLSRDERSSSISTSPPPDSMSSVVTSSLSVSNSMFLASPYNVQVIVEDDEPEERLLNRFRREVMRAGIIQECKRRKFHENKQDKKKRKVREAAKRNRRNRFPRRDMGKSPRGPYNNYRQDVPKPEKEEDDDNWDLPEEDVLNF; encoded by the exons ATGGCTATCTCAACCTCCTTCTCCAACTTTTTTTCATTCCTCTCACCACAATCAAACCCCCAACAACAAAAACCACACCCCCCACTTCTCTATCCATTTCCATCTAATCCCAACCACCGCAGCAAGTTGGTTCCACTCGTTCTCAGCCGTGATGAACGCTCTTCATCGATTTCAACATCACCACCACCAGACTCCATGTCCTCCGTTGTTACCTCATCTCTCTCAGTTTCCAACTCCATGTTCTTAGCATCGCCGTATAATGTTCAAGTtattgttgaagatgatgagcCTGAAGAGAGGTTGCTTAATAGGTTTCGAAGAGAGGTTATGAGGGCTGGGATTATTCAAGAGTGTAAGAGAAGAAAGTTTCATGAGAATAAACAAGACAAGAAGAAGCGTAAGGTTCGTGAAGCTGCTAAGCGTAATCGTAGAAACAGATTTCCCAG GCGAGATATGGGGAAATCTCCAAGAGGACCGTACAACAACTACAGGCAGGATGTTCCAAAACCTGAGAAGGAAGAGGATGATGATAACTGGGATCTACCTGAAGAGGATGTGCTAAATTTTTGA